A part of Streptomyces sp. NBC_01497 genomic DNA contains:
- a CDS encoding winged helix-turn-helix domain-containing protein translates to MSQAPLPRFTPAPPPLAPRLLPDHPVRVRLLDLLAERGTVTATEAAAHLGYSSGLCSFHLRQLARYGLIEEAPTDGGRAKPWRLRWDDRPSAMSAATAGEDLPVPARAGDFTALTRELEDESYDRWLAHRARAPQEWRQEDSFSAVVYVTPGEAAELATVLREHMEKYAARGEAPSDRPRNAVAVAAISRVFPLLTADEGQDQDA, encoded by the coding sequence ATGAGCCAAGCCCCGTTGCCCCGTTTCACCCCCGCCCCGCCTCCACTCGCGCCCCGCCTGCTGCCCGACCACCCGGTGCGCGTCCGCCTGCTGGACCTGCTGGCCGAACGGGGCACGGTCACCGCCACCGAGGCCGCCGCCCACCTCGGGTACAGCTCCGGCCTGTGCTCCTTCCACCTGCGGCAGCTGGCGCGGTACGGACTGATCGAGGAAGCCCCGACCGACGGCGGCCGGGCGAAGCCGTGGCGGCTGCGCTGGGACGACAGGCCGTCGGCGATGTCAGCGGCGACGGCCGGGGAGGATCTGCCCGTTCCGGCCCGGGCGGGCGACTTCACCGCCCTCACCAGGGAGTTGGAGGACGAGAGCTACGACCGCTGGCTCGCGCACCGCGCCCGGGCGCCGCAGGAGTGGCGCCAGGAGGACTCGTTCAGCGCGGTGGTGTACGTGACGCCCGGCGAGGCAGCGGAGCTGGCGACGGTCCTGCGGGAGCACATGGAGAAGTACGCCGCGCGCGGCGAAGCCCCGTCCGACCGCCCCCGGAACGCGGTGGCCGTCGCGGCGATCAGCCGCGTCTTCCCCCTCCTGACGGCCGACGAGGGGCAGGACCAGGACGCCTGA
- a CDS encoding DUF3558 domain-containing protein, with protein MLRIAHTPHHGARRRLWAPAAAALLVAFLAGGCTAGGGADGSPSDAKQGDPTLALPAPGKYRTLLEPCGAVPASMLKDLLPGVSTLAPDQQARALQGTPAVTYDTDRRVGCSWKADAPDSSHRLAVDIERVVSYDTAVSDADRAKQVYEQKQKAAHIPVSGSASPPSTGDGAGTSAGGSPSPSDTSGTPDPSGTPGTKGAPNTPDVPSNSPSGTPGGPDAGAGAGAEGSTDSDTLAPGLQPRRLSDLGDAAFVNDVLAPSGSATQNRTVSVVFRTSNVIVTITYTAQPTHSDEVPDSKELQDRAQALAKTLADEFDQ; from the coding sequence GTGCTGCGAATCGCGCACACGCCGCACCACGGTGCGCGCCGCAGGTTGTGGGCGCCCGCCGCGGCGGCTCTGCTCGTCGCGTTTCTCGCCGGCGGCTGCACGGCCGGGGGTGGTGCCGACGGCTCGCCCAGCGACGCCAAGCAGGGCGATCCCACACTCGCGCTGCCGGCGCCGGGCAAGTACCGCACCCTGCTGGAGCCCTGCGGCGCCGTGCCGGCGTCCATGCTCAAGGACCTGTTGCCCGGGGTGTCCACCCTCGCCCCCGACCAGCAGGCACGTGCCCTGCAGGGCACGCCCGCGGTGACGTACGACACGGACCGCCGGGTCGGGTGCAGTTGGAAGGCCGACGCACCGGACTCCTCGCACCGGCTGGCCGTGGACATCGAGCGTGTCGTCTCCTACGACACGGCCGTCAGTGACGCCGACCGCGCCAAGCAGGTGTACGAGCAGAAGCAGAAGGCCGCGCACATCCCGGTGTCGGGTTCCGCGTCCCCGCCCTCGACGGGGGACGGCGCGGGCACATCCGCCGGGGGCTCACCGTCGCCATCGGACACCTCCGGCACACCGGACCCTTCGGGCACACCGGGAACAAAGGGCGCACCGAACACACCGGACGTACCGTCTAATTCCCCCTCGGGCACCCCGGGTGGGCCGGACGCCGGCGCGGGAGCGGGCGCGGAGGGGAGCACCGACAGCGACACGCTCGCACCCGGTCTGCAGCCGCGACGGCTGAGCGACCTCGGCGACGCGGCGTTCGTGAACGACGTCCTCGCCCCGTCCGGATCGGCCACCCAGAACCGGACCGTGAGCGTGGTGTTCCGCACATCCAACGTGATCGTCACCATCACGTACACCGCGCAGCCGACGCACTCCGACGAGGTGCCCGACAGCAAAGAACTCCAGGACAGGGCGCAGGCACTGGCGAAGACGCTGGCCGACGAGTTCGACCAGTAG
- the def gene encoding peptide deformylase, producing MAEAEPRGAVRPITLVGDDILRRRCRPAGDGDFGTPALDGLIEDMFATNAGARGAAIAANQVGVDLRLFVWDMDDDWGVRHTGHILNPVLDDVPAGERRLVEEPEGCLSVPGPYRVVPRTDVAVVRGYDARGEPVVVEGRGYFARCLQHETDHLHGRLYLDRLAKRERAAVLREMEELRGGVAARRAEQLRPR from the coding sequence ATGGCCGAGGCCGAGCCGCGTGGCGCCGTGCGTCCCATCACCCTGGTCGGAGACGACATCCTGCGACGGCGGTGCCGACCCGCCGGCGACGGGGACTTCGGGACGCCCGCGCTCGACGGGCTGATCGAGGACATGTTCGCCACCAACGCCGGCGCCAGGGGCGCCGCCATCGCCGCCAACCAGGTCGGTGTCGATCTGCGGCTGTTCGTCTGGGACATGGACGACGACTGGGGTGTGCGCCACACCGGGCACATCCTCAACCCCGTCCTGGACGACGTCCCGGCCGGTGAGCGCCGGCTCGTCGAGGAGCCGGAGGGCTGCCTGTCGGTGCCCGGGCCCTACCGCGTCGTTCCGCGCACCGATGTCGCCGTCGTGCGCGGCTACGACGCCCGCGGTGAGCCGGTCGTCGTGGAGGGTCGCGGCTACTTCGCCCGCTGTCTTCAGCACGAGACCGACCATCTTCACGGGCGGCTGTACCTGGACCGGCTGGCCAAGCGTGAACGGGCCGCCGTGCTGCGGGAGATGGAGGAGCTGCGGGGTGGCGTGGCCGCGCGGCGGGCCGAACAGCTCCGGCCGCGCTGA
- a CDS encoding Mut7-C RNAse domain-containing protein has product MNGPWTIHFDVSPELRLFLPVDRRQGVTDVAVDGSSTLGHVVESLGVPLTEAGPLLVGGRPAPVSHVPADGESVHVLPRPRPQAVPGAPLRFLLDVHLGTLARRLRLLGVDVAYESEDIGDPALARLSAGERRVLLSRDRGLLRRRELWAGAYVYSDRPDDQLRDVLQRFAPALAPWTRCTACNGALGAADKDDAQVREQLRHGTRQTYDVFARCTACGRVYWRGAHHRHLAQIVEAAVAEFGDGTAA; this is encoded by the coding sequence GTGAACGGACCGTGGACGATCCACTTCGACGTCTCCCCCGAACTGCGCCTGTTCCTGCCCGTCGACCGGCGCCAGGGCGTCACCGACGTCGCCGTCGACGGCTCCTCCACTCTCGGCCATGTCGTCGAGTCGCTGGGCGTCCCGCTCACGGAGGCGGGCCCGCTGCTCGTCGGCGGGCGGCCCGCGCCCGTCTCGCACGTCCCGGCCGACGGCGAGTCCGTCCACGTACTGCCGCGGCCCCGCCCCCAGGCCGTCCCGGGGGCGCCCCTGCGCTTCCTCCTCGACGTGCATCTCGGCACCCTCGCCAGGCGCCTTCGCCTGCTCGGGGTCGACGTCGCGTACGAGAGCGAGGACATCGGCGACCCGGCCCTCGCCAGGCTGTCGGCCGGGGAGCGGCGCGTGCTGCTCTCCCGTGACCGGGGGCTGCTGCGCCGCCGGGAGCTCTGGGCGGGGGCGTACGTCTACAGCGACCGCCCGGACGATCAACTGCGCGACGTGCTGCAGCGGTTCGCCCCCGCGCTCGCCCCCTGGACCCGCTGCACGGCGTGCAACGGTGCCCTGGGCGCCGCCGACAAGGACGACGCACAGGTGCGGGAGCAGCTCCGGCACGGCACGCGGCAGACGTACGACGTCTTCGCCCGGTGCACCGCCTGCGGACGCGTCTACTGGCGCGGCGCGCACCACCGGCACCTGGCCCAGATCGTGGAGGCGGCGGTCGCCGAGTTCGGCGACGGCACGGCGGCCTGA
- a CDS encoding DUF2637 domain-containing protein produces the protein MAAMQLSRTHRILVAVVITGAVIIAGIGFSGSYAAVRSLAESKGFGEFSLVFPIGIDAGICVLLALDLLLTWIRIPFPLLRQAAWVLTAATIAFNGAAAWPDPLGVGMHAVIPLLFIVTVEAARHAVGRIADITADKHMEGVRLTRWLLSPVPTFLLWRRMKLWELRSYEQVIKLEQDRLIYQSRLQARFGRSWRRKAPVESLMPLRLAKYGVPLADTASAGLAAAGIDPVPAIGMAVGGAAARELTAPRPVAGDVDLTKEAPGFPQGSELPQQGAPMTQRQAQPHDRPSQGQGQGPGPYGGQIPQQHPQQGDLTEQQLQQQQEWAEQQGQPEPDVSPWFAAPNIPEGAYEGAYNPTYVEGLEPTPVLQPTGPGRVRPQGGPGIPAQRQQRPEYAQRLDHEQPQGPDQGQAYEQGLAQDQAYAQGQAYEQGPEYEQGGPEYEQGQAYEQGPEYEQPQDHEQRAGQRSGRQPAREAEAAPQPGAQSGPAPLDERAGGDELPREEAYYNALRKYISEYQDMPNERQFGRYLQEMYNFRGRSGGPLSESTLRAPLREAQRRFQEDLDSEHIA, from the coding sequence GTGGCCGCGATGCAGCTGTCACGGACGCATCGGATACTGGTCGCTGTCGTCATCACCGGCGCTGTGATCATCGCCGGTATCGGTTTCTCGGGCTCGTACGCCGCCGTGCGTTCGCTCGCCGAGAGCAAGGGGTTCGGCGAGTTCTCGCTCGTCTTCCCGATCGGTATCGACGCCGGCATCTGCGTCCTGCTCGCGCTGGATCTCCTGCTCACCTGGATCCGCATCCCCTTCCCGCTGCTCCGGCAGGCGGCCTGGGTCCTGACGGCCGCGACGATCGCCTTCAACGGCGCGGCGGCCTGGCCCGACCCGCTGGGCGTGGGCATGCACGCGGTCATCCCGCTGCTGTTCATCGTCACGGTCGAGGCGGCGCGGCACGCGGTCGGCCGGATCGCGGACATCACCGCGGACAAGCACATGGAGGGCGTGCGGCTGACCCGCTGGCTGCTGTCGCCCGTACCGACGTTCCTGCTGTGGCGGCGGATGAAGCTGTGGGAGCTGCGCAGCTACGAACAGGTCATCAAGCTCGAACAGGACCGGCTGATCTACCAGTCGAGGCTCCAGGCACGCTTCGGCCGCAGCTGGCGCCGGAAGGCCCCGGTGGAGTCGCTGATGCCGCTGCGGCTCGCCAAGTACGGTGTGCCGCTCGCGGACACGGCGTCGGCGGGCCTCGCGGCGGCGGGTATCGACCCGGTGCCCGCGATCGGCATGGCGGTCGGCGGCGCGGCGGCCCGCGAGCTGACGGCGCCCCGCCCCGTCGCCGGTGACGTCGACCTGACGAAGGAGGCCCCGGGCTTCCCTCAGGGATCAGAACTCCCGCAGCAGGGCGCGCCGATGACGCAGCGCCAGGCGCAACCGCACGACCGGCCGTCACAGGGGCAGGGGCAGGGCCCGGGCCCCTACGGTGGGCAGATCCCCCAACAGCACCCGCAGCAGGGTGACCTGACGGAGCAGCAGCTCCAGCAGCAGCAGGAGTGGGCCGAACAGCAGGGGCAGCCCGAGCCGGACGTCAGCCCCTGGTTCGCGGCGCCCAACATCCCCGAGGGCGCCTACGAGGGCGCGTACAACCCCACGTACGTGGAGGGCCTCGAACCGACCCCGGTGCTGCAGCCGACCGGACCCGGCCGGGTCCGCCCCCAGGGCGGCCCGGGCATACCGGCGCAGCGGCAGCAGCGGCCCGAGTACGCGCAGCGGCTCGACCACGAGCAGCCCCAGGGCCCCGACCAGGGCCAGGCGTACGAACAGGGCCTCGCTCAGGACCAGGCGTACGCGCAGGGTCAGGCCTACGAGCAGGGCCCGGAGTACGAGCAGGGTGGCCCGGAGTACGAACAGGGCCAGGCGTACGAGCAGGGACCCGAGTACGAGCAGCCGCAGGACCACGAGCAGCGGGCCGGGCAGCGGAGCGGGCGGCAGCCCGCGCGGGAAGCCGAAGCGGCGCCGCAGCCCGGTGCGCAGTCCGGCCCCGCCCCGCTCGACGAGCGCGCCGGGGGCGACGAACTGCCCCGCGAGGAGGCGTACTACAACGCCCTCCGCAAGTACATAAGCGAGTACCAGGACATGCCCAACGAGCGGCAGTTCGGCCGCTACCTGCAGGAGATGTACAACTTCCGGGGCCGTTCCGGCGGCCCGCTGAGCGAGAGCACGCTGCGGGCGCCGCTGCGCGAGGCGCAGCGCAGGTTCCAGGAGGACCTGGACTCCGAGCACATCGCCTAG
- a CDS encoding DUF3558 domain-containing protein, translated as MRRSASRLPRILAAAAVPALLVVAGCSSGSGSGDGSGKDSADGGSSSSAPSGGHSPSVAPAKYRSLPDACSVVGSDTVGTLVPDAKPKGGTAGTSTDINAHSSCAWNGLKDKGVHGSQYRWLEVSLSRFDSQTALGTGNAQASKQYATEVDAAQTTQDAKSVMTTPVTGAGDQATSVTYRLTKSGEDFSYATVVARTDNVVVSLTYNGAGFEGEKSPSTSEVTKDAVTAAKNALKSIENGGSGSDTGSGSGSGSGSGSGSGSGSGKASSSPSASKSASGGAGHDPGKPGASSSPSPSKSDTKSGAPKPSDSSSAKASMAG; from the coding sequence ATGCGCCGATCAGCCTCGCGACTCCCCCGCATCCTCGCCGCCGCGGCCGTACCCGCGCTGCTCGTCGTCGCCGGCTGCTCGTCCGGCTCCGGCAGCGGTGACGGGAGCGGCAAGGACAGCGCGGACGGCGGCAGCAGCTCCAGCGCCCCGTCCGGCGGGCACTCGCCCTCGGTCGCGCCGGCGAAGTACCGGAGCCTGCCGGACGCCTGCTCGGTGGTCGGCTCGGACACGGTCGGCACCCTCGTGCCCGACGCCAAGCCGAAGGGCGGCACGGCCGGTACGTCGACGGACATCAACGCGCACAGCAGCTGTGCCTGGAACGGCCTGAAGGACAAGGGCGTCCACGGCTCGCAGTACCGCTGGCTGGAGGTGTCGCTGTCGCGGTTCGACTCGCAGACGGCCCTCGGCACCGGCAACGCGCAGGCCTCGAAGCAGTACGCGACCGAGGTCGACGCCGCCCAGACGACGCAGGACGCCAAGAGCGTCATGACCACGCCGGTGACGGGCGCCGGGGACCAGGCCACCTCGGTCACCTACCGGCTGACGAAGTCGGGTGAGGACTTCTCGTACGCGACCGTCGTGGCGCGCACGGACAACGTGGTGGTCTCGCTCACGTACAACGGCGCGGGCTTCGAGGGCGAGAAGTCGCCCAGCACCTCCGAGGTCACGAAGGACGCGGTGACGGCGGCGAAGAACGCCCTCAAGAGCATCGAGAACGGGGGCAGCGGAAGCGACACGGGATCCGGTTCCGGTTCGGGTTCCGGTTCCGGGTCGGGTTCCGGTTCCGGGTCGGGCAAGGCGTCGTCCTCCCCCAGCGCCTCGAAGTCGGCGTCGGGCGGGGCGGGGCACGACCCGGGCAAGCCCGGCGCGTCGTCCTCACCGTCCCCGTCCAAGTCGGACACCAAGTCGGGCGCCCCGAAGCCCTCGGACTCCTCGTCGGCGAAGGCGAGCATGGCGGGCTGA
- a CDS encoding SDR family NAD(P)-dependent oxidoreductase: MSAAAAADRPTAAIATAVVTGASSGIGAATARQLAAAGYHVVVTARREDRVAALAEEITAAGGSASASALDVTDRAAVDAFAADLTGDAARSPVTVLINNAGGALGLDPVADGVVAEWRQMYETNVLGTLNVTQALLPALTASGDGTVVVVSSTAALGTYEGGAGYVAAKHGEHVLAETLRLEIVGTPVRVIEVAPGMVKTEGFATTRFHGDTAKAAKVYAGVAAPLTADDVADTITWAVTRPSHVNIDLLVVRPRAQASNSKVHREL; encoded by the coding sequence ATGAGCGCCGCAGCCGCCGCGGACCGGCCCACCGCAGCCATCGCCACCGCCGTCGTCACCGGGGCGAGCAGCGGGATCGGCGCGGCGACCGCCCGGCAGCTCGCCGCCGCCGGCTACCACGTCGTCGTGACCGCGCGCCGCGAGGACCGCGTCGCCGCGCTCGCCGAGGAGATCACGGCCGCGGGCGGCAGCGCGAGCGCGTCGGCGCTCGACGTGACGGACCGTGCCGCCGTGGACGCCTTCGCGGCGGACCTCACCGGCGACGCGGCCCGCAGCCCGGTCACGGTCCTCATCAACAACGCGGGCGGGGCGCTCGGGCTCGACCCGGTCGCGGACGGCGTCGTCGCCGAGTGGCGGCAGATGTACGAGACGAACGTCCTCGGCACCCTCAACGTGACGCAGGCCCTGCTGCCCGCCCTCACCGCGAGCGGTGACGGCACGGTCGTGGTCGTCTCCTCGACGGCCGCGCTCGGCACGTACGAGGGCGGCGCGGGCTATGTCGCGGCCAAGCACGGCGAGCACGTCCTCGCCGAGACTTTGCGGCTGGAGATCGTCGGCACGCCGGTCCGGGTGATAGAGGTCGCGCCGGGCATGGTCAAGACCGAGGGCTTCGCCACCACACGCTTCCACGGCGACACGGCGAAGGCGGCGAAGGTGTACGCGGGGGTCGCCGCGCCCCTCACGGCCGATGACGTGGCCGACACGATCACCTGGGCGGTCACCCGCCCCAGCCACGTCAACATCGACCTCCTGGTGGTCAGGCCGCGCGCCCAGGCCTCCAACAGCAAGGTGCACAGGGAGCTTTGA
- a CDS encoding RtcB family protein, producing MTYVEIPGEKVPIRMWADPGEVEDGAMRQLRNVATLPWIRGLAVMPDVHYGKGATVGSVIAMEGAVCPAAVGVDIGCGMSAVRTSLRAGDLPGDLSRLRSQIERAIPVGRGLHDDPVNPSALHGFATAGWGDFWSRFGGVANAVHYREDRARKQIGTLGSGNHFIEVCVDTADAVWLMLHSGSRNIGKELAEHHMGIARDLPYNQGLVDRDLAVFVADTPQMRDYRNDLFWAQEYAKHNRAVMMRLFQDVVRKEFKKAKVAFEPVISCHHNYVAEERYDGMDLLVTRKGAIRAGSGDLGIIPGSMGTGSYIVKGLGNSAAFNSASHGAGRRMSRSAAKRRFSAEDLQEQTRGVECRKDSGVVDEIPGAYKPIEQVIGRQGDLVEVVARLKQVVCVKG from the coding sequence ATGACGTATGTAGAGATTCCGGGTGAGAAGGTTCCGATCCGGATGTGGGCAGATCCTGGGGAGGTCGAGGACGGGGCGATGCGGCAGCTGCGGAACGTCGCGACGCTGCCGTGGATCAGGGGCCTGGCCGTGATGCCGGACGTGCACTACGGCAAGGGCGCGACGGTCGGCTCCGTCATCGCCATGGAGGGCGCGGTCTGCCCGGCGGCGGTCGGCGTGGACATCGGATGCGGCATGTCGGCGGTCAGGACGTCGCTGCGCGCCGGCGACCTGCCAGGGGATCTGTCCCGGCTGCGTTCCCAGATCGAACGGGCCATCCCGGTGGGCCGGGGGCTGCACGACGACCCCGTGAACCCGTCCGCGCTGCACGGTTTCGCGACGGCGGGCTGGGGCGACTTCTGGTCCCGCTTCGGGGGCGTGGCGAACGCGGTGCACTACCGCGAGGACCGGGCGCGGAAGCAGATCGGCACGCTGGGATCCGGTAATCACTTCATCGAAGTATGTGTGGATACGGCCGACGCGGTCTGGCTCATGCTGCACAGCGGTTCCCGCAACATCGGCAAGGAACTCGCCGAACACCACATGGGCATCGCACGGGACCTCCCCTACAACCAGGGACTCGTCGACCGGGACCTCGCGGTGTTCGTCGCCGACACACCCCAGATGCGCGACTACCGCAACGACCTGTTCTGGGCCCAGGAGTACGCGAAGCACAATCGCGCCGTCATGATGCGGCTCTTCCAGGACGTCGTGCGCAAGGAGTTCAAGAAGGCGAAGGTCGCCTTCGAGCCGGTGATCTCCTGCCACCACAACTACGTGGCGGAGGAACGGTACGACGGCATGGACCTCCTGGTCACCCGCAAGGGCGCGATCCGCGCGGGCAGCGGCGACCTCGGCATCATCCCCGGGTCGATGGGGACCGGCTCGTACATCGTGAAGGGGCTCGGCAACAGCGCGGCCTTCAACTCGGCGTCGCACGGCGCGGGGCGGCGCATGAGCCGGAGCGCCGCGAAGCGCCGCTTCTCCGCCGAGGACCTCCAGGAGCAGACGCGGGGCGTGGAGTGCCGGAAGGACTCCGGCGTGGTGGACGAGATTCCCGGCGCGTACAAGCCGATCGAGCAGGTCATCGGCCGCCAGGGCGACCTGGTCGAGGTGGTCGCACGACTCAAGCAGGTCGTCTGCGTGAAGGGCTGA
- the lysS gene encoding lysine--tRNA ligase: MPTVAQSTETDWVSRFADDVIAESERRAPGKPVVVASGLSPSGPIHLGNLREVMTPHLVADEIRRRGYETRHLISWDDYDRYRKVPNGVPGVDASWAEHIGKPLTAVPAPAGSPYPNWAEHFKAAMSEALAELGVEYDGISQTAQYTSGTYREQILHAMRHRGDIDAILDRYRTKDKGKPQGGAGGQGKQGQKQQKPVDAAEVEAAEGSGAADEDDGGGSGGYYPYKPYCGQCGTDLTTVTAYDDATTELTYTCTGCGFGETVLLSEFNRGKLVWKVDWPMRWAYEGVIFEPSGVDHSSPGSSYVVGGQIVREIFDGVQPIGPMYAFVGISGMAKMSSSKGGVPTPADALKIMEAPLLRWLYARRRPNQSFKIAFDQEIQRLYDEWDALARKVADETALPADVAAHSRAVRTAAGELPSTPRPLPYRTLASVADITAGAEEQTLRILSELDPSHPLTSLDEARPRLDRAEQWISSQVPAEARTVVRTEPDKELLGSLDEEARASLRLLAEGLDSHWSLDGLTTLVYGVPKMLAGLEPDAKPTPELKVAQRSFFALLYRLLVSRDTGPRLPTLLLAVGQDRVRTLLGV; the protein is encoded by the coding sequence GTGCCGACCGTGGCTCAGAGCACCGAGACCGACTGGGTCTCCCGTTTCGCCGACGACGTCATCGCCGAGTCGGAACGGCGTGCGCCGGGCAAACCGGTCGTCGTCGCGTCCGGGCTGTCCCCGTCCGGCCCCATCCACCTGGGCAATCTCCGCGAGGTCATGACCCCGCACCTGGTCGCGGACGAGATCCGCCGTCGCGGGTACGAGACGCGCCACCTGATCTCCTGGGACGACTACGACCGCTACCGCAAGGTGCCGAACGGCGTCCCCGGGGTCGACGCGTCCTGGGCCGAGCACATCGGCAAGCCGCTGACCGCGGTGCCCGCCCCGGCCGGGTCCCCGTACCCGAACTGGGCCGAGCACTTCAAGGCCGCGATGAGCGAGGCGCTGGCCGAGCTGGGCGTCGAGTACGACGGCATCAGCCAGACCGCGCAGTACACCTCGGGCACCTATCGCGAGCAGATCCTGCACGCGATGCGGCACCGGGGCGACATCGACGCGATCCTCGACCGCTACCGCACCAAGGACAAGGGCAAGCCGCAGGGCGGCGCGGGCGGCCAGGGCAAGCAGGGCCAGAAGCAGCAGAAGCCCGTCGATGCGGCCGAGGTCGAGGCCGCTGAGGGCTCCGGCGCGGCCGACGAGGACGACGGCGGCGGCTCCGGTGGCTACTACCCGTACAAGCCGTACTGCGGACAGTGCGGCACGGACCTGACCACCGTCACCGCGTACGACGACGCGACGACCGAGCTCACCTACACCTGCACGGGGTGCGGGTTCGGCGAGACGGTGCTGCTCAGCGAGTTCAACCGGGGCAAGCTGGTGTGGAAGGTCGACTGGCCGATGCGCTGGGCCTACGAAGGCGTGATCTTCGAGCCGTCCGGCGTCGACCACTCCTCGCCGGGCTCCTCGTACGTCGTGGGCGGCCAGATCGTCCGCGAGATCTTCGACGGCGTGCAGCCCATCGGCCCGATGTACGCCTTCGTCGGCATCTCCGGCATGGCCAAGATGTCCAGCAGCAAGGGCGGCGTGCCGACGCCCGCCGACGCGCTGAAGATCATGGAGGCGCCGCTGCTGCGCTGGCTGTACGCCCGCCGCCGGCCCAACCAGTCCTTCAAGATCGCCTTCGACCAGGAGATCCAGCGCCTCTACGACGAGTGGGACGCGCTCGCGCGGAAGGTCGCGGACGAGACGGCGCTGCCCGCCGACGTCGCCGCGCACTCCCGCGCCGTCCGCACGGCGGCCGGTGAACTGCCCAGTACTCCACGCCCGTTGCCCTACCGGACGCTGGCGTCCGTCGCGGACATCACGGCGGGCGCCGAGGAGCAGACGCTGCGCATCCTCAGCGAACTGGACCCGTCGCACCCGCTCACCTCGCTGGACGAGGCCCGGCCCCGGCTGGACCGCGCCGAGCAGTGGATCAGCAGCCAGGTCCCGGCCGAGGCGCGCACGGTCGTGCGCACAGAGCCCGACAAGGAACTGCTGGGTTCGCTGGACGAGGAGGCCCGCGCGTCGCTGCGGCTGCTAGCGGAGGGCCTGGACTCGCACTGGTCCCTCGACGGTCTGACCACCCTCGTGTACGGCGTGCCGAAGATGCTCGCGGGCCTGGAGCCGGACGCCAAGCCGACGCCCGAGCTCAAGGTCGCGCAGCGCTCGTTCTTCGCGCTGCTCTACCGCCTGCTGGTCAGCCGCGACACCGGCCCCCGGCTGCCGACGCTGCTGCTGGCCGTGGGCCAGGACCGGGTGCGGACGCTGCTGGGGGTCTGA
- a CDS encoding YnfA family protein: MLVLRSAALFVVAALFEIGGAWLVWQGVRGDGDAGGRGWPWIVAGVAALGAYGFVATLQPDGQFGRILAAYGGVFVAGSIIWGVVADGYRPDRWDITGALITLVGMSVIMFGPRGR, translated from the coding sequence ATGCTCGTACTCCGCTCCGCCGCCCTCTTCGTGGTCGCCGCCCTCTTCGAGATCGGCGGCGCCTGGCTCGTCTGGCAGGGCGTACGGGGCGACGGTGACGCGGGCGGCCGCGGCTGGCCGTGGATCGTCGCGGGCGTCGCGGCCCTCGGCGCGTACGGCTTCGTCGCGACGCTCCAGCCGGACGGGCAGTTCGGCCGCATCCTGGCCGCGTACGGCGGGGTCTTCGTCGCCGGGTCGATCATCTGGGGCGTGGTCGCGGACGGCTACCGGCCGGATCGCTGGGACATCACCGGCGCCCTGATCACCCTCGTGGGCATGTCGGTGATCATGTTCGGCCCCCGGGGCCGCTGA